Within the Leptospira johnsonii genome, the region ATCGGAAACGGAAGGGATCTGGAATATGTTCGGAAAATTTGAAGTCCCTTTGAAAAGATTTTTTAATTCTTTTTCAGAAAGAAAATCATCCTCTTTTGTTTTGAACCAAACAGCTGTTGTGCTATCTAAACGGCCTGAAAATTTTTGGGAAAGAAGAAGTCCCGCAAGAGAAGTGATCCCAGTATCCGTCGCCAGAATAAGAGAAAAACCGGGAGAAGGCCATGTTGGATCTCCTACAAATTTTCCCCAAGGCCCTGAATATTCTAATTCGTTTCCTAATTTCAATTCAGGAAGGATGCTAGATGCTTTTCCGGTACCTAAACGTTTAACGCAGATCTGAAAAGAATCCGTTTTGGAATCGGAAGACAGAATAGAATAGGCCCTCTTGATCGGTTTTCCTTCGCTATCGTTCCCAGTATTTAGAATAACGTATTGTCCTCCTACAAACTCAAAAGGAGATCCATCCGATCTTTCAAAACAGTAAATATCAGACGAAGGACTTACATTTTCCTTATGGACTAATTTGAGAAGTTTTTGGTTCAATGTTCCTCCTAAGACGGGTAGATCTCATGCACAAAGTCGTGCATTTCTTCTAAATCCAGATATAAGGTTTGGAATGCTTTGGCGGAATTTTTCAGATCGAGTTCCACTTTTTTTGTAAGGATGAGAAGAGAAGTATAATATCCCGATTTAGGATCTTTTGGTGTAAGCCCTGAAATTTTTTGTTCTAACTCGACCAAGCTTGCTTCGAAAAATCGGATCAGGTCCTCAAAATTATTCGCATTCGTCAATGATTGGATCGGTCCGGGGTAAGAAAGTGCTTCCGTTCCTATTTCATTTTTTTCATGTTGGATCACCGATTCATCCTTGATGCCAAGAACATTCATCATTCCTAATCTTAAAGCCGCAATTTCATGACATGCCATACTATATTCCTATTGCATAATATTATCAACTAAACGGGAAACCAATCTATCCTGTAAAAGATGCTCGGAAACCAGATCCTCTGCATCGTCGACGCTTACTTTTTGGTACCAAACTCCGTCCGGATAGACTACTACTACGGGACCTTCTCCGCATCTTCCCATACAAGAAGAACGGGAAATTTTAAAATCCAAATGTTTTCCCTGTACTTTCAAAATGGATCTTATCCGAGACACTAGGGCAGAACTTCCTTTGCTTGCGCAGTCTATATTCTCGCAAACAAATATATGTTTTTGTAAATTACGATGAGGGAATATATGTGGAGCTGCTTGGTTATGAGTTTCCAAATGACGGATACTCCAAAGAAGAGCCTTCAAACCTCCAACCTTTTTAGAAAGACCTGGAAGTTGTGCCCTGTATTCGCAGGTATCACAAGGAAGAGAGAATTTCCCGGAAATACAATCTTGGATCCTTTCATCCATAACGGAGAATAGTTCCGGATCCGGGCCAAGGTAGGAAGATAGCTCAGTTTTGATCCAAGGGAATTTTTCGGAGAAGTTTTGTACTAAGGAGGAGATCTTTTGGATCAACTTACCACCGAACAAAAAGTAGGGGACCACCAGAAGTTTTTCCGGTCTCAACTTGGAAGCCATCTCCAAAGTATCTTGAAGAAGAGGGCTGGTGATCCCTATGAAGGAGGGAAGAACAAAGGAGAAATGATTCCCTTCTTGGAATAATCGAACCGTTTTATAAAAATCGCCGTTTGCATCCGGATCAGAAGATCCTCTGTTTACAATGATCACTCCAGTTTTAGAAGATTGTTCTTTATTCGGAGGTAAAAATTCTTCTGCACGTTTTCTGAGTAAGGATACCATCTTAGAATGGATGCCTAAACTATTTGTTATTTTGAAAGAATGGTTAGGAAACTCCGACTTGATCCTATCCAGAACGATTGGAATATCATTTTTTATATGACCGGAAGTATATAAAAAAAGAGGAAATATAATAATATTAGAATATTCTTCGCTAAGTTCTCTCAGCGCAGTTTCAAGATCCGGTTTCGCTAATTCCACATAAGCGTGGGAAATTTTTAGATCTGGGCGGGTAAGCGAATAGGCCTCAACCAAGGAAACAAATTCCAAATTGGAATTTTCTTCCCTGCTTCCATGACCCAACACCAATACCGCGAGTTTAGGTTTCATTTGAATCCCAATACCTGTTTAGGTTTCCAGAGTAGAAAAAATAAAGACGATAATAAGAACCAGAAGATCAGATTTGTGAGAAGGGTTGTATATTCGAATTGAATTCTTAATTCTTTCGGCGCGGCAAAGTCCTCGGAAATTTTAGGAACTCCAAGGTAAAAGGGAAAACCTACAAAAAATAGGGCCGTTACTATTGCTAAGGTCCATTTTAATAGATTACGAATTTTTAAATAAGATAGAATGGTCTGAGACCCCAATGCGCCTGCTAAACTAGAACCGACACAAAGATACCACCAGGCCTGTCTTTCCGGATAGTCGTAAGCACCCGAGGCTCTACCTGGCAATTCGGGAGGAAGTCCTAAAAATGGGATCCCGAAGAAGATTAAAAATCCTCCGATAGTAAATAGAATACTTAGGATGATTGCCTTGGATAAGGATAGACTTTCAAAGAATCCGTTTAGAGGAAAGAAGGCAATCCAGATCGAGAGCAAAACTCCAAAAGAAATCCCTAATAGAGTAGAGCCGACGATAGTTCCCAAATTTCTCTTTTGAAAAAGACCTCCGCTCACAATTTCATCGGAAGTGTTAGTCTGTGCTTTCGCATGGGAATGAGTTTCTCCATGCCCATTAGAGTGGATATGCGTTTTGCCAGTATTTGAATTTTCAGATATGGATATGGATTTGGATTTGGATTTGGATTCAAACTTCTCTGCTTCTAAGATCAGCGGAAGATTCCATACACAAACCAATATCCCCAAAACGAAACCGGATACTAGGCCGACTAATAATCCGGTCTTTAAAAGATCAGAAAATCCTGATCTTAATGGCATGGAAATCCCGTGGAATGTCTGATATCATGGAAAGTATCGTGCAAATACACCATGGGTTCCAGGCCTACTACATAGATCATAGAAAAGGCAAGGAATACGGATAGAACCAGAATAGAACCTCGAAGCCATAATCTGGCTCTCGAAATATCCTTCGAAACGGAGATCGAGCGCATAAAAATCCCTCCTAAGAGATCTTCACCTAACAAGATATAAACGATATCTAGGTACAAAAGATTGCGCCTAAGCATCGTACGAACAAAATTAATTTGAGTTTAGTTACGGCCCGTCTTACATCCGAGACTGGATCACGTAGCTTCAGGATTTTTGTAAGGTCGTTTTCTGACTCGAGATCGTCCTACTCAGCACGTCTTCCCAGGTTTTACACCCAGTGACATCTTGTGCCTTTTGTCCCTCTTACAGCGGCGGGTACCGTGACGGAATTGCACCGTCTTCCCATAGATGAGACCATCTATGTTCCTACAAAAATTGTCTGAAATTTTAGGATCTATTTAGTTGAGTAATTTTGTATAGCCTTTTATTTCGCGATCGAATAAAAATATATGCACAACGCTTATACTTTCTGTTTTTTCTTGTCCAGTCTGGACTGAGCCGCTTTTAATTCCGAATCCGTAAGTTTAATACTGAATTCTGGAAAATGCCTGAATAGAAAATATTGGAGCCAAGAATCCCAGCCTGTGTATCCGATAAATTTTGAATTCGGGATCCATTTCAGAATTGCCTTTGCGACAGAAATGATCGAATGCACTCTATTTAATGCGGAACCCATTTCTATTTCCTTACTCAATTCAGGTTTGTCGGTATTCTCCTTTTCCAAACCTGGAGTGTCTGTAGTAGGTGGAAGAAATAATTTTACCTTCACTCCATGAAGCATCATCTCTTGGCGGAAACCTTGTGCAAAACCTACGATCGCAAACTTACTCGCTGAATAAGCTCCGTAACCATAGATGGAAAAGAATGCCAAGGTAGAGGCTAAGAATACGATCTCTCCGCTTTTTTGTTTGGCAAAATGGTCGCTAAATGCAAGTGCGCTGTTCACATGTCCAAAATAATTCACATCCATTAGGTTTCTGTAAACTTCGTCATCTAGGTCGGAAGCTTCTCCTGCTTTTGCAAAACCGCTGCTGCAGATCAAAAGGTCTAATCCTCCTAAGGTTTGGATTGCCTTTTTGGCTTCTTTTTCTAAAGCTTTCTTATCTGACACATCCAAAACTGCGTATCCAAAGACTGCTGTTGGAGCTCCAACAGCCTTCAATTCTTGGACTGTTTTTTCTAAGTTAGATTTTCCTCTGGCAGAAACGATTACACTTGCTCCTGCCTTCGCTAATTCGATTGCAATTCCTTTGCCTATGCCTGCGGAACCACCTGTTATAAATGCTTTTTTACCTTTGTATCTGCTGAATGACATGTTGAAAAATTCTCTTCGATGCGGGCAAGATTTCCCTTTTTAGAAAACTATTCAATCTAATTCGAAACTTTTTACGCAAAGAATTCGAGAACTTGTTCCAAAATCTTAAATTCCAGGTTTTGGTCCTAAAACAAATCTTGCCTTTTCATTCCCGTGATACTGAATACGGGAGAATTCAAGGCTCCAACAATGCAGGACATACCTTTTCTGGAAAATCTAAGGAAGAAGATCCCAAGTTTAGAAAAGAATTGGGATCGTTATACTTCCATGTTAAAAGAAAGGAAAGTCCCGGCAAAAACCGTGCTCATCAAAAGAGGGGTTTATACCAAAAACATTTTCATCGTTAAAAAGGGATGCTTACGGTTAAAATTCGAAGATAAGGGCAGGGATATCACGATCGCATTTTTTCCAGAGAACCGAGCAATCACTTCTATTCATAGTTATAGAGGAACTTACAAAGACAGTCAATTGAGTGTGGAGAGTATAGAACCGACAGAATTATTGATCCTGAGCGGAGAAGATGCAGAGATCATATATAAGGAGAATGAAGAAGTTCGGGGTTTTTTATTGGAGTATGTTGCTGAAAGGTTTGATACGTATATGAATTTGTTTTTGTCCAGGATCAGGGACAGTCCGGAGCAAAGGTATTTAAATTTGATCAAAGAACAACAAGACATCGCGAATCGTATTCCTCAGCATTATATCGCTTCTTTTTTAGGGATCACCCCTGTGTCCTTAAGTAGGATCAGAAATAGGATCTGGAAGGAACAAAAATAGATTTTTTACAAAATCTTATAAACGGAAGAATGTTCCGGATTTATTCTAATCCAAAACTGGGAGGTAAACTGAAAATTTCGTACCGGACCCAAGCTCACTTTCTACCTTGATCTTTCCTTTATGATTTTCTAAAATACCATAAACGATAGAAAGGCCTAATCCTGTTCCTTTTCCGGGTTCTTTCGTAGTGAAAAACGGATCAAATATTTTACGGATGGTTTTTCTATCTATCCCGGTTCCGCTATCCAAAATTTCAATCACCGCAGTCTTTTGGGATTGCTCCGGAGAAATAAAATCTCCTTCTTCCATTCTTAATCTTATGGAAAGTAATCCGCCGCTTGGCATGGCGTCTTTCGCATTTAAGAATAAATTCAGAAAAACCTGATGGATCTGATTATGATCCGCTTGGACCAGGATCGGATCTTGTGGAAGATCGGAAATAACTCGAATTGATTTAGGAAAGGTAGAAGCAGCTATATGGACCGCCTCTGAGAGTAGATCATTTACGATAGAAGGTTTAAGATCCGATTCTACCTTTCTTGCCAGGGTTAAAAGTTGTTTTATTAATGAAGAACCCCTTTCCGCAGTTTTTTTTATTATTTCAGAATATTGTAAGATCTTTTCAGGGTGTTCTGCATTCTTTTGTAAGAGAGTAGTGTAGCCTAAAACGACTGTTAGAATATTATTAAAATCGTGGGCCACTCCTCCGGCAAGGGAACCGATCGATTCCATTCTTTGGGAATGTATGAGTTGTTTTTCTAATTCATGGTGTTTGGTAATATCTTGGAACTGGATCGCAAAATAATTCGGATTTCCTATTTTGTTACGTATCAAAGTCACATCGATCTGGACCCAAAGATGATGTCCGTCCTTATGGATGTATCTTTTTTTCCTTTTAAAAGTAGAAGCCGGACCTTTTAAAAATTGGTCTCTGGATCGAATATCTTCTTCTAGATCGTCCGAATAAGTAATAGATTCGAAACTCATTCCGACCAATTCGTTTTCAGAATAACCTAAAATTTGAGAAAGCGCTGGATTTGAACTTATAAATCTTCCTTCCAAAGATACGATCGCAAATCCGTTTGGAGAATGGTAAAGTATGTTCTTGAACTGGGCCGCTTGGCAGAACCATTCATCCCATCCCATCTCCTTAGGTAAAAAATCCTTCTCCAAAAAACCGGAGGGCTGGTTTATTTTTGGAGGAATTTCATCGCAGTTTTGCATAACCTTCTCTTCCATAATCTTTCTGACAGAGAATGAGAAGGTTTTCGTCTTAACTATTGTTAATAAATTATGTATCCGTTTTAAAGTCCGTAAATGGATAAATCATAGTCTAACTTAATCTAGAGAATAAGTAGATCTCACACTTCTTTGAAAAAAGAAAGGAGAGGTCGAAAATTCGACCCCTCCTAAGGAAAGGATTGCCTTATAGGGAGGCGGAGACCATGAGATAAAAGAATTTAGAAGTGTCGTCGAATGTGTATCTTTTGTCTGGATCGGAAGCAAAAGGATTCGTCCTTTCGTTTCCAATCGCTTCTTTCGCCTTCACGAGGGAAAGCCCCATCCAGATAGAAACGGAATCAGTGTAATTATAGATCCAAGTGAAATCGTATTGATAGAATAACCTTCTTCCTAATCTGGAATTCTCATAAGAGAACTTATCGTTGGAATAGTTTTCTGTGCTTGCTCCTGTATTCGGAACTCCCGAAACTTTATACCAAGCATCTTGCAGATTTGCCTTTTGGGTATCGTAGATTGCAAACACGAACATTCCGTATTCCGTTTTGAGATTCGCTCTGATCGAATAGGATTTTATATTCTCGAAGCCAGCTATTAAGGATTGCCCATTCATAGTATTCCAGTTCGGAAAAGAACCTGCGATCTGAGGGAATAAACTCTGCCAAGTGCCGACCTTTGAATCGGATCTATTCGGATCTCCCGATGCATAAGTGTATCCTAAGCCTAGACGGATCCAATCATTGACCTTGATCCCGGTGTCCAAAGAGAGAAATCTTGTGTCATACTGCACCTTCTCCGTATAAATATTCTTACCGTTAGCGGCCTTTTGATCTAAGATGTCCCAATCCGCTTTTACTCTGTCCCCGGTCATTCCCGATTGCCATGCAGATTCTATGGTCCAGTCCCAAATCTTTCCGGCGGGTAAAAGGTTATTATTCGTTCTATTGGTGAATCTAAAACCTGTAGTCAATAGATCGTCTCTTTGTTTCAAACGATCATCAAAGTCGGTAGGATTCGGATTTGGGATCCATTTTTTAGAAACTCCGAACGCATATAGATCCAGATGAGCTTCCTCTCCAAACTTGATCGTATTATAAGCACCGAAAAAGTATGCCTGATCTATTGAGCCTTTGGATCTTCCATTACTTGTGGTCAAACCGTAAGGAGCATCGTATTGATTGGATAAGATTGTCCCAAATACATGTGATCTAAACCATTGAGAATCGTGCACAAATCTGACCCCATCGAATGCAAAGCCGGTATGAAGCCAATTTAACGGACCGACAATTTTCAGATCCCCAAATGCAAATACCTGTCTACCTACTAAAACGGAAACAGGAAGTTTATCAGTTTTTTTGAATACTATATAAGCTTCTCTAATATCAGTATTATTCCTGATGTTCGTATTATTAGATGTAGTTGGAGTCAAAGTGGTTCCGGCGCCAGTACTGAGTCCGTAAGTCCAGTTGCCGGCATTCTGAGGGGTCTGGCTTCCGCCCCAAAGTCTGCTATCCTGGAATGTAACTTTGATCGCATAATAGGGAGAAGGATCGAATAAGAACCAAAGCTGAGTGTTCTGTCCTACAAAAGAACTATAGTCATCCGTCTTTTTGTTGAAGTCAGGATTCTCTCTGGATTCGAATCTAGGACGCACAGAAACTCCTAGTTTTAGATTATCCAACCAAAACAGATCCGATTTTTGAGTATCTTTCATCTGTTCAGGAGTGACCAGAAGAGTTCTAAGATGATCTACAGGAATATTTCCTTTCCAGGGAGAGTTGTATTTAGGTTCTTGCTTCTTAGTTTTAGGGTCAGGACTTTCCGTCTTGTTCGTATCCGAAGAAGAAGGGAGAGGGTTCTGATTTGTTTCCTTCGCATTTTTATTCGGGTCTTCTTCCGAATACACGGGAATACCAATAACGATAGTTATTAAGAGAAATAGGAAATTAAGCTTTAGTTTCGGGAACGTATACATTCAAGAGCAGCCCACAGTAAAAGTATCTTTCCAAACCTTATAGCAATTAGTGTGCCAATATGGGAAAAATATATGAATGTTGAATAAAATGGCGGATAGGATCGATCTGCTGAAATTTGGATCGAGTGCTCTCTTTTTAATACGATTCAAATATGAGCGTACTGTAGAATATGAGTACGTTTTCTAGGAAAATTATTTCTGTAGTATCTTCGACGGCTCCGAATAAGAATAAATACATGCTTGTTTGCACTATTTATAGAAATAATAATACATTGGCATAAAATTTGCTTATTGAGAAATGATGTCTATATTCAGTTTTTTACGGAAATTGAATCCGTAATGCTCTATCAATTCCAATTCGAGTTCGTTATTGAAGCGAATAATACTCTTGGCGGTTTCTTCGAGTGAAACTAGCAATGGACCTTTTCTTCCTTCCTGGATCTCTTTTTGTAGATTCCAGAAGTATTTGCTATATTGGAGAGCCTTCTTCTTATCCGCTTGTTTACTTTCGAAAACTCTTTTGTAGATCGAAATTAATTCGCTCGGAGTTTTTATATTTATATCTACTTTTTTTAATTCGTAAGAAAAGTCGGGATCATTTCCGTTTTCGGAGGCTAGTTTTGTTTTTGAGATCACTGAAGGGAGAAGTTTAGAAATGTCTTCATAGATTGGAAATGCGGCAAAGATCCAATTCACAAGATTTAAGCAGGAAAGTTTTGCAGGAGATCTTTTGTATTCCGCCCAGACTTCCTCTAAAAAATCCGCTTGGGAATAGAAAAAAAACAAAATTTCATGCTCGTTCTTCTCTTTCATTTTTTGGGTATGAGCCTGGGGGACCGTTCGTATCCAAGGAATACTTTTTCTTTATATGCAGGATAAATGCCAGATCTAAAAAAGAAAGACAATTCGTTTCTGATCACTCTGAATCCTAATTCCAGTGTGTATTCTTCATTTCTTGGTTGGATGGAGCCGGGTTGACCTTTACAATATGAGTTTGTCGAAGATACTACATTGCAGAAATTCTATACAAACTGCCTTGGATCTAAGGATGAAGGAGTTCCTTCCCCTGGAAAACAGATCCAGGACGCCCGTATTTGGCCTGTTTTTCAAATAATCCAGGATCTGGCGTGATAATTGCATGAATATCGATATGCAAAACTCGGAAACCTTTCAGACAACCTGCCCGTATTGCGGGGTGGGCTGTGGCCTGAAAGTAGAAAAGTCCGGACCCCTGGATATTTCAGTGAGCGGGGATCCGGATCATCCTACAAACAGAGGGATCCTTTGTTCTAAGGGGATGAATTTGCATTATTCCACCATGGATAGGACGGATAGACTTTTATTTCCTATGATGAGGGAAGATCGTTTTTCTCCCTTAAAAAGAACCAGTTGGGAAAAGGCTCTCGACCTGGCAGCGGAAAAATTTAAAAGTTTTATCCGAGAATTCGGACCTGATTCCGTGGGTTTTTATGTTTCGGGGCAACTTCTAACTGAAGAATACTATATTATAAATAAGTTAACTAAGGGCTTTTTAGGAACAAATAATATAGATACAAACTCCAGACTTTGTATGAGTTCTGCAGTCACAGGGTATAAGATGGCATTCGGAGAAGATGCCGTTCCTGTTGGTTATGAGGATCTGGATCTTGCGGATTGTTTTTTGGTGGCAGGTGCAAATCCAGCCTGGTGCCATCCGATCGTATTCAGAAGGATTGAGGCGAGAAAAAGGGAAAATCCGAATATTAAATTGATAGTTGTGGATCCTCGCAGGACAGAATCCTGCGAACACGCGGACATTCATCTACAGATCCATCCCGGAACGGATATATATCTATTTCATGCAATTGCAAGAATTCTAATAGAGAAGGATTGGATAGATCCTAAGTTCATCCAGGATCACACGGAAGGTTTTGAAGAATTAAGAACGAAGACTTTCGAGATTTCAGTTCCGAAGGCGGCGGAGATCTGCGGGATCTCTCCTGAATTAATTTATCAAACTGCCGAGTACATCTCAAAATCAAAAGGTTTTATCAGCCTTTGGGCAATGGGTTTAAACCAAAGTGTGATTGGTGTAAATAAAAATTTAGCTTTGATCAATCTTTCTCTTCTTACTGGGCAGATCGGAAAACCTGGGGCCGGGCCATTCTCCTTAACGGGTCAGTCCAACGCTATGGGCGGAAGAGAAGTCGGCGGACTTTGTAATCTTCTTCCTGCTCATAGAGATCTGGAAAATCCGGCACATCGAAAGGAAGTCGCAAAATTTTGGGGAGTGGATTCTATTTCCGAGACTCCAGGTTATAGTGCGACTGAAATTTTTGAGAAGCTTGCCTCCGGAAAAATGAAGGCTATTTGGATCATCTGTACAAATCCAGCAGTCAGTCTTCCCGATGTGAGGGCGGCAGAGTCGGGACTTCGCTTGGCCGAGTTTGTGGTGGTTCAGGATATTTCTGCCGACTCGAGTGTGATCCCTTTTGCGGATCTTGTTTTGCCTGCTGCCGGTTGGGCAGAGAAGAAAGGGACAATGACAAGCTCCGATAGGAGTATTTCCCTTCTTCCCAAAATTTTGGAACCTCCAGGAGAGGCAAAAGCGGATTCTTGGATCATACAAGATTTTGCGAAACGAATGGGATTTGGTTCTTCTTTCAATTATTCGGACGAAGAAGAAATTTTTCTGGAACATTGCAGATTAACAGAAGGGACCAAGATAGATATATTAGGTTTAGATTATGAAGAAATTCGTAAATATAGAACTGTAAGATGGCCTTATCCTCATAAGGGGCATCCTGATAGTATACGATTATTCGGAGATGGAAAATTTTATAGAAAGAGTGAAAAGGCACGGATCCACTCAGTAAGATCCGAAGACGATTCCGAAAAGCCAGATGAGGATTTTCCTTTGGTGCTTACTACGGGCAGAATCAGGGACCAATGGCATACGATGACTCGGACAGGTAAGGTCAAAAAATTAAGAGAACATAGACCCGAACCATTTTTAGAGATCCATCCGGACGACGCTTACAAATACGATATCAAAGATGGAATGGTAGTGACCATTTCGAGCAAGAGAGGAACTGTTCGAGCAAAAGCACTTCTGACCGAATCTATCAAACGAGGTGTTGTCTTTTTGCCGATGCATTGGGGAAGAAAGAATGGAACCGATATATTCAGATCCAATAATCTCACAAGCTCCGCTTCAGATCCGCTTTCCAAACAACCTGGTTTTAAAATTTCTGCGGTCCGTATTACTCCTTATAAAAAACCTAAGGAGAAAATACTAATCGTAGGTGGCGGAACCGCTGCTTACGCATTCTTAAAGCAATATAGGGATCTTGCTCCAGGTGATGATATTACTGTAATGTGCAGAGAAGAAAACCCGTTTTATAATCGGGTGCTTCTTCCTGATTATATCGGAGGGGAGAAGGAATTCGACGATCTAATGCCTCTCGATCCGGAAGAAGTTAAATCCTGGAATCTGGATCTATTTCCAAATAAATCCATTCAAATGATCTATACGGAAGGGAAGAAGGTCCGCGATACGGAAGGAACATTATATTCTTATAATAAACTAGTGCTCGCCATGGGGAGCTCTCCTGTCTGGCCTGCAAAGGTCCCTCCTGAAATGCAGGGAGTATTCAGTTTAAGAAGTAAATCGGATGCGGATCGTATTAAGGGGTTTTTTGTCCCAAAATCCCATGCATTGATCGTGGGTGGAGGACTTTTAGGATTGGAACTTGCGGCCGCTTTAAAAGGTGTGGGCGTGCAGGTGACTGTTCTTGTCAGATCCGATCGTTTGATGTCCCAAAAGTTAGATAAGATTGGAGCGGAAATATTAAAGGAAGAGATTTTATCTAGAGGAATAGAATTA harbors:
- a CDS encoding SDR family NAD(P)-dependent oxidoreductase, which codes for MSFSRYKGKKAFITGGSAGIGKGIAIELAKAGASVIVSARGKSNLEKTVQELKAVGAPTAVFGYAVLDVSDKKALEKEAKKAIQTLGGLDLLICSSGFAKAGEASDLDDEVYRNLMDVNYFGHVNSALAFSDHFAKQKSGEIVFLASTLAFFSIYGYGAYSASKFAIVGFAQGFRQEMMLHGVKVKLFLPPTTDTPGLEKENTDKPELSKEIEMGSALNRVHSIISVAKAILKWIPNSKFIGYTGWDSWLQYFLFRHFPEFSIKLTDSELKAAQSRLDKKKQKV
- a CDS encoding FAD-dependent oxidoreductase, which encodes MNQKLLKLVHKENVSPSSDIYCFERSDGSPFEFVGGQYVILNTGNDSEGKPIKRAYSILSSDSKTDSFQICVKRLGTGKASSILPELKLGNELEYSGPWGKFVGDPTWPSPGFSLILATDTGITSLAGLLLSQKFSGRLDSTTAVWFKTKEDDFLSEKELKNLFKGTSNFPNIFQIPSVSDPNRISTVLEILKSILGDCTVPENAFLSGDGNIIREVRSELVRLGTLESRIGMEAFFNTQRNPAPNLSLGV
- a CDS encoding Crp/Fnr family transcriptional regulator, which codes for MQDIPFLENLRKKIPSLEKNWDRYTSMLKERKVPAKTVLIKRGVYTKNIFIVKKGCLRLKFEDKGRDITIAFFPENRAITSIHSYRGTYKDSQLSVESIEPTELLILSGEDAEIIYKENEEVRGFLLEYVAERFDTYMNLFLSRIRDSPEQRYLNLIKEQQDIANRIPQHYIASFLGITPVSLSRIRNRIWKEQK
- a CDS encoding CbtA family protein; translated protein: MPLRSGFSDLLKTGLLVGLVSGFVLGILVCVWNLPLILEAEKFESKSKSKSISISENSNTGKTHIHSNGHGETHSHAKAQTNTSDEIVSGGLFQKRNLGTIVGSTLLGISFGVLLSIWIAFFPLNGFFESLSLSKAIILSILFTIGGFLIFFGIPFLGLPPELPGRASGAYDYPERQAWWYLCVGSSLAGALGSQTILSYLKIRNLLKWTLAIVTALFFVGFPFYLGVPKISEDFAAPKELRIQFEYTTLLTNLIFWFLLSSLFFLLWKPKQVLGFK
- a CDS encoding alginate export family protein, with translation MYTFPKLKLNFLFLLITIVIGIPVYSEEDPNKNAKETNQNPLPSSSDTNKTESPDPKTKKQEPKYNSPWKGNIPVDHLRTLLVTPEQMKDTQKSDLFWLDNLKLGVSVRPRFESRENPDFNKKTDDYSSFVGQNTQLWFLFDPSPYYAIKVTFQDSRLWGGSQTPQNAGNWTYGLSTGAGTTLTPTTSNNTNIRNNTDIREAYIVFKKTDKLPVSVLVGRQVFAFGDLKIVGPLNWLHTGFAFDGVRFVHDSQWFRSHVFGTILSNQYDAPYGLTTSNGRSKGSIDQAYFFGAYNTIKFGEEAHLDLYAFGVSKKWIPNPNPTDFDDRLKQRDDLLTTGFRFTNRTNNNLLPAGKIWDWTIESAWQSGMTGDRVKADWDILDQKAANGKNIYTEKVQYDTRFLSLDTGIKVNDWIRLGLGYTYASGDPNRSDSKVGTWQSLFPQIAGSFPNWNTMNGQSLIAGFENIKSYSIRANLKTEYGMFVFAIYDTQKANLQDAWYKVSGVPNTGASTENYSNDKFSYENSRLGRRLFYQYDFTWIYNYTDSVSIWMGLSLVKAKEAIGNERTNPFASDPDKRYTFDDTSKFFYLMVSASL
- a CDS encoding DUF3209 family protein yields the protein MACHEIAALRLGMMNVLGIKDESVIQHEKNEIGTEALSYPGPIQSLTNANNFEDLIRFFEASLVELEQKISGLTPKDPKSGYYTSLLILTKKVELDLKNSAKAFQTLYLDLEEMHDFVHEIYPS
- a CDS encoding CbiX/SirB N-terminal domain-containing protein; its protein translation is MKPKLAVLVLGHGSREENSNLEFVSLVEAYSLTRPDLKISHAYVELAKPDLETALRELSEEYSNIIIFPLFLYTSGHIKNDIPIVLDRIKSEFPNHSFKITNSLGIHSKMVSLLRKRAEEFLPPNKEQSSKTGVIIVNRGSSDPDANGDFYKTVRLFQEGNHFSFVLPSFIGITSPLLQDTLEMASKLRPEKLLVVPYFLFGGKLIQKISSLVQNFSEKFPWIKTELSSYLGPDPELFSVMDERIQDCISGKFSLPCDTCEYRAQLPGLSKKVGGLKALLWSIRHLETHNQAAPHIFPHRNLQKHIFVCENIDCASKGSSALVSRIRSILKVQGKHLDFKISRSSCMGRCGEGPVVVVYPDGVWYQKVSVDDAEDLVSEHLLQDRLVSRLVDNIMQ
- a CDS encoding CbtB domain-containing protein yields the protein MRSISVSKDISRARLWLRGSILVLSVFLAFSMIYVVGLEPMVYLHDTFHDIRHSTGFPCH
- a CDS encoding two-component system sensor histidine kinase NtrB gives rise to the protein MQNCDEIPPKINQPSGFLEKDFLPKEMGWDEWFCQAAQFKNILYHSPNGFAIVSLEGRFISSNPALSQILGYSENELVGMSFESITYSDDLEEDIRSRDQFLKGPASTFKRKKRYIHKDGHHLWVQIDVTLIRNKIGNPNYFAIQFQDITKHHELEKQLIHSQRMESIGSLAGGVAHDFNNILTVVLGYTTLLQKNAEHPEKILQYSEIIKKTAERGSSLIKQLLTLARKVESDLKPSIVNDLLSEAVHIAASTFPKSIRVISDLPQDPILVQADHNQIHQVFLNLFLNAKDAMPSGGLLSIRLRMEEGDFISPEQSQKTAVIEILDSGTGIDRKTIRKIFDPFFTTKEPGKGTGLGLSIVYGILENHKGKIKVESELGSGTKFSVYLPVLD